A genome region from Proteus vulgaris includes the following:
- a CDS encoding TonB family protein: MKKRVKLILIIIGIITLLFPFWLPAFLVSTFSLIDSFNSKILPSSVRFDERNFLLGVWVGSLIMTIVMLLQSWRSKNIYYLCGGGLVFLMALSVSFSIIPKNELEDRRRFVLQNIEQSEWKNYHDLVVNSEDDIRKAIRSNQPKALASISAMEKARIALPGLDYFSDDVIDAIKAKEAYFAYAKGTPEHAEAVKTLNFYGDWLLNQPEVMVAQALASLSNSHDAQLMQSGINVIAVAPLSPEAWQVLALTYIAHLSLDAQVEKAMLALMVADTLTQTKQARHDVSVQPLLKKAISELTENQRQIYQILQARVIEDRFYRQNNSPPEEITTLANQRLPVNNAINNDLTTYLEMQSMMGKEYPGKVIVESPNEVKNLTEIRYPTIRKYIPRADVILSVDVNPQGRISGLWVQNSSGIDAFDDQAVKAARYWRFMPNKDGYRQRVTVRFESTRLGWKEYAVKLQSTLIKLVKAYARQDAKGITLTENAYSELKKQAPELKDGREVARSSYDPYASYYPRLSQQQQEKRAALQAILKELQTLPNGKNNHESWDNSIRFLNEKLALYQDNADVVRMVARFELQYYNVGINNLASSPKIYPQDKEYWQTLLLKARTHFEQAIALDPEREDVWLGWGITWLDEDPEIAAGAFAKAAQQKSKESIGSLMQMLEMRMVMETLEGVRLERYQTLRARMDMRYLPEDVEIKPEEDYLSDDLTQIQLTQRAIPASDPNSKVVRSPLNTNKIEQSNRVFSIDFSSANIKGSDQALPKVNAPDTAPKTGDMILQLDVDPQGVPTVVLLKSSSGDMSIDDAVIDAAYQWRFNGSPALKGNVILISVQFSQ; the protein is encoded by the coding sequence ATGAAAAAAAGAGTAAAACTTATACTGATTATTATTGGCATTATAACGTTACTGTTCCCTTTTTGGTTACCTGCTTTTTTAGTTTCAACTTTTAGTTTGATTGATAGTTTTAATAGCAAAATTCTCCCCTCATCTGTTCGCTTTGATGAGCGTAATTTCTTACTGGGAGTGTGGGTAGGCTCTCTGATTATGACGATTGTGATGTTGTTGCAATCGTGGCGATCTAAAAATATTTATTATTTATGTGGTGGTGGGCTCGTATTTTTAATGGCACTCAGCGTGTCATTTTCGATTATCCCCAAAAATGAATTAGAAGATCGTCGTCGATTTGTTTTACAGAATATCGAACAATCAGAATGGAAAAATTATCATGACTTAGTTGTTAACAGTGAAGATGATATTCGTAAAGCTATTCGCTCTAATCAACCGAAAGCATTAGCGTCTATTAGTGCTATGGAGAAAGCCAGAATAGCTTTACCCGGGCTAGATTATTTTAGTGATGATGTGATAGACGCGATAAAAGCGAAAGAAGCTTATTTCGCTTATGCTAAGGGAACACCAGAACATGCAGAAGCAGTCAAAACACTCAATTTTTATGGCGACTGGTTATTAAATCAGCCGGAGGTTATGGTTGCTCAGGCATTGGCTTCTCTTTCAAATAGCCATGATGCTCAATTAATGCAATCAGGTATAAATGTGATTGCTGTTGCACCATTATCACCTGAAGCATGGCAAGTTTTAGCGCTGACTTATATTGCTCATCTTTCTTTGGATGCACAAGTTGAAAAAGCGATGCTAGCTTTAATGGTGGCGGATACACTGACACAAACTAAACAAGCTCGTCATGATGTTTCAGTACAACCATTATTGAAAAAAGCAATTTCAGAGCTTACTGAAAATCAACGGCAGATTTATCAAATATTGCAGGCGCGTGTTATCGAAGATCGTTTTTATCGGCAAAACAATTCTCCTCCAGAAGAGATAACAACGTTAGCAAACCAACGATTACCAGTGAATAACGCAATTAATAATGATTTAACCACTTATCTTGAAATGCAATCAATGATGGGAAAGGAGTATCCTGGAAAAGTGATCGTTGAATCGCCTAATGAAGTGAAAAATTTAACGGAGATCCGTTATCCAACCATCAGAAAGTATATCCCTCGTGCAGATGTTATTTTATCGGTTGATGTCAATCCTCAAGGGCGTATTTCAGGGCTTTGGGTACAAAACAGCAGTGGTATTGATGCTTTTGATGATCAAGCCGTGAAAGCTGCTCGCTACTGGCGTTTTATGCCAAACAAAGATGGGTATCGTCAACGAGTGACAGTACGTTTTGAAAGTACCCGTCTTGGTTGGAAAGAGTATGCCGTTAAGCTGCAATCTACATTGATAAAATTAGTGAAAGCCTACGCAAGACAAGATGCTAAAGGGATAACACTGACCGAAAATGCTTATTCAGAATTGAAAAAACAAGCACCAGAATTAAAAGATGGAAGAGAAGTGGCTCGCTCTAGCTATGATCCTTATGCTTCTTATTACCCTAGATTATCCCAACAACAGCAAGAAAAACGTGCAGCGTTACAAGCTATCTTAAAAGAGTTACAAACATTGCCTAATGGTAAAAATAACCATGAAAGTTGGGATAATAGTATTCGTTTCTTAAATGAAAAACTGGCTCTGTATCAAGATAATGCTGATGTTGTCAGAATGGTTGCTCGTTTTGAGTTGCAGTATTACAACGTGGGAATTAATAACTTAGCGAGCTCCCCTAAAATTTATCCGCAAGATAAAGAATATTGGCAAACTTTATTGTTGAAAGCGCGTACTCATTTTGAACAAGCTATTGCATTAGATCCTGAGCGTGAAGATGTTTGGTTAGGTTGGGGGATCACATGGCTTGATGAGGATCCTGAAATCGCAGCGGGAGCATTTGCTAAAGCCGCACAACAGAAGTCAAAAGAAAGTATTGGATCTCTTATGCAAATGTTAGAAATGCGTATGGTGATGGAGACACTTGAAGGTGTACGTTTAGAGCGTTATCAGACTTTACGAGCCAGAATGGATATGCGTTATTTACCTGAAGACGTCGAAATCAAGCCTGAAGAGGATTATCTCAGTGATGATTTAACTCAAATTCAATTAACTCAACGTGCAATACCCGCATCAGACCCGAATAGCAAAGTTGTTCGTTCACCGTTGAATACCAACAAAATTGAGCAATCAAATCGGGTATTTAGCATTGATTTTTCATCAGCGAATATCAAAGGCAGTGATCAGGCATTACCGAAAGTGAATGCACCTGATACAGCCCCTAAAACAGGGGATATGATCTTACAACTCGACGTTGATCCCCAAGGTGTTCCCACTGTGGTGTTATTGAAATCGAGTAGTGGTGACATGAGTATCGACGATGCTGTTATCGATGCTGCATATCAATGGCGTTTTAATGGGTCACCTGCTCTAAAAGGTAATGTGATTTTGATATCTGTTCAATTTAGCCAATAA
- a CDS encoding carbon starvation CstA family protein produces MNKNTFLKHVPWVILGIIGAFCLSVVALRRGEHVSALWIVVASVAVYLVAYRYYSLYIAQKVMKLDPTRATPSVVNNDGLNYVPTNRYVLFGHHFAAIAGAGPLVGPVLAAQMGYLPGTLWLLAGVVLAGAVQDFMVLFISTRRNGNSLGEMIKKEMGPIPGTIALFGCFLIMIIILAVLALIVVKALAESPWGVFTVCSTVPIALFMGIYMRYIRPGRVGEVSVIGIVLLVAAIWFGGVIAHDPYWGPALTFKDTTITFGLIGYAFVSALLPVWLILAPRDYLATFLKIGVIVGLAVGIVILNPELKMPAVTQYVDGTGPLWKGALFPFLFITIACGAVSGFHALIASGTTPKLIANEMDARFIGYGAMLMESFVAIMALVAASIIEPGLYFAMNTPPAGLGITMPNLHELGGENTAVIMEQLREVTVHTAATVSSWGFVISPEEILQTAKDIGEPSVLNRAGGAPTLAVGIAMVFHKIIPAADMGFWYHFGILFEALFILTALDAGTRSGRFMFQDLIGNFIPYLKTTNSFIPGVIGTAGCVGLWGYLLYQGVVDPLGGVKSLWPLFGISNQMLAAVALVLGTVILIKMKRTKYIWVTVVPAVWLLICTTWALGLKLLSDDPQMEGFFYLANEYKAKILAGGADLTAAEITNMNHIVINNYTNAGLSILFLVVVYSIIFYGFRTAMKARKTPEETAQETPYVPMPKDVKVSSGH; encoded by the coding sequence ATGAACAAAAATACATTTTTAAAGCACGTACCTTGGGTGATCCTCGGGATTATTGGTGCTTTTTGTCTTTCAGTGGTTGCACTTCGTCGTGGGGAACACGTCAGTGCGCTGTGGATAGTTGTTGCTTCTGTTGCTGTTTATTTAGTTGCTTATCGTTATTATAGTCTTTATATCGCTCAAAAAGTGATGAAATTGGATCCAACGAGAGCAACACCTTCTGTTGTCAATAATGACGGTTTGAACTACGTTCCAACTAACCGTTACGTTTTATTTGGTCACCACTTTGCGGCTATCGCAGGTGCGGGTCCTTTGGTGGGGCCAGTACTTGCTGCGCAAATGGGATATTTACCGGGTACACTTTGGCTATTAGCTGGGGTTGTGCTTGCGGGTGCAGTACAAGACTTTATGGTGCTGTTTATTTCAACACGCCGTAATGGTAACTCACTTGGTGAGATGATAAAGAAAGAGATGGGTCCAATTCCGGGTACTATCGCGTTATTCGGCTGTTTCCTTATCATGATCATCATTCTTGCAGTGCTTGCACTTATTGTTGTTAAAGCATTAGCAGAAAGCCCATGGGGAGTATTCACTGTTTGTTCAACAGTACCGATTGCCCTGTTTATGGGGATCTACATGCGCTATATCCGCCCAGGCCGTGTTGGTGAAGTCTCTGTGATCGGTATTGTATTACTGGTTGCTGCGATTTGGTTTGGTGGTGTTATTGCTCACGACCCATACTGGGGACCTGCGTTAACCTTTAAAGATACAACCATCACCTTTGGTCTTATTGGTTATGCTTTTGTGTCCGCATTACTGCCAGTTTGGTTGATCCTAGCACCTCGCGATTACTTAGCGACGTTCCTGAAGATCGGGGTTATTGTTGGTTTAGCCGTTGGGATTGTGATCCTAAACCCTGAACTGAAAATGCCTGCGGTTACTCAATATGTCGATGGTACAGGTCCATTATGGAAAGGAGCTTTATTCCCATTCTTATTTATTACTATCGCTTGTGGTGCTGTTTCTGGTTTCCACGCACTGATTGCTTCAGGTACAACACCTAAGCTTATCGCCAATGAAATGGATGCGCGTTTTATCGGTTATGGTGCAATGTTAATGGAATCATTCGTTGCAATCATGGCGTTAGTGGCTGCATCTATCATTGAACCCGGTCTATACTTTGCAATGAATACACCACCAGCAGGTTTAGGTATTACTATGCCGAACCTCCATGAGTTAGGTGGTGAAAATACCGCAGTTATTATGGAGCAGTTAAGAGAAGTTACTGTACATACTGCTGCAACGGTGAGTTCATGGGGCTTTGTTATTTCGCCAGAAGAAATTCTACAAACGGCGAAAGACATAGGTGAGCCTTCTGTATTAAACCGTGCTGGTGGTGCGCCGACCTTAGCCGTGGGTATTGCGATGGTATTCCATAAAATCATTCCTGCTGCGGATATGGGCTTCTGGTATCACTTTGGTATCTTGTTCGAAGCGCTCTTTATTTTAACAGCGTTAGACGCAGGTACACGTTCTGGACGCTTTATGTTCCAAGACTTGATAGGTAACTTTATCCCTTACCTGAAGACAACAAACTCATTCATTCCGGGTGTGATTGGTACAGCGGGTTGCGTAGGATTATGGGGATATCTGTTATATCAAGGTGTTGTTGACCCATTAGGCGGAGTGAAAAGCTTGTGGCCACTGTTTGGTATTTCAAACCAAATGTTAGCCGCGGTTGCTCTGGTATTAGGTACTGTTATTTTAATTAAGATGAAACGTACTAAATATATCTGGGTGACAGTTGTTCCAGCAGTATGGTTATTAATTTGTACAACATGGGCGTTAGGTCTGAAACTTCTTAGTGATGATCCACAAATGGAAGGTTTCTTCTACTTAGCAAATGAATACAAAGCGAAGATTTTAGCGGGTGGTGCCGACTTAACTGCAGCTGAAATTACCAATATGAATCATATTGTTATTAATAACTACACCAATGCTGGCTTAAGTATTCTGTTCTTAGTGGTTGTTTACAGCATCATTTTCTACGGTTTCCGTACTGCAATGAAAGCACGTAAAACCCCAGAAGAAACAGCACAAGAAACACCGTATGTGCCTATGCCAAAAGATGTAAAAGTGTCTTCAGGTCACTAA
- a CDS encoding YbdD/YjiX family protein, translating to MFGNLGQAGKYLGQAARMLIGIPDYDNYVQHMKDNHPDKPVMTYNEFFRERQEARYGGGDGKGGFRCC from the coding sequence ATGTTTGGTAATTTAGGACAAGCTGGAAAATATCTAGGACAAGCAGCCCGTATGCTAATAGGTATTCCTGATTACGATAATTATGTGCAACACATGAAGGATAACCACCCAGATAAGCCGGTTATGACCTATAACGAGTTTTTCCGTGAGCGTCAGGAAGCCCGTTATGGCGGTGGTGATGGTAAAGGCGGTTTTCGCTGTTGCTAA
- the yjiA gene encoding GTPase, which produces MEPIAVTILTGFLGSGKTTLLRHMLNEKHGYKIAVIENEFGEVPIDDEIIGDRATQIKTLTNGCICCSKSNELEDTLLDLCDSLDRGEIEFDRLVIECTGMADPGPISQTFFSHEIICQRYLLDGIITLVDNVHAQQQLDQFTIAQSQIGYADRILLTKTDITPASPELMARLRRINARAPVHTVIHGQVDLGLLFNVKGFMLNDNLDVKQPLFRYQADKQDDISSIVLKFDYPVELQEVSDVMEKLLLSFADHLLRYKGILNIKDQPNRLLFQGVQRLYSADWDRPWNDDEIRQSTLVFIGIQLPEEEIRANFDALMPSIEEKAN; this is translated from the coding sequence ATGGAACCTATTGCAGTGACAATACTGACCGGTTTTTTAGGATCCGGAAAAACAACACTGTTACGCCATATGCTTAATGAAAAGCATGGTTATAAAATTGCTGTTATTGAAAATGAATTTGGTGAAGTACCTATTGATGATGAAATCATTGGTGATAGAGCCACTCAAATAAAAACACTGACCAATGGTTGTATTTGCTGTAGTAAATCGAATGAATTAGAAGACACACTATTAGACTTATGTGACAGTCTAGATCGTGGTGAAATCGAGTTTGATAGATTAGTTATTGAATGCACGGGTATGGCTGATCCTGGCCCTATTAGCCAAACATTCTTTTCTCATGAGATCATCTGCCAGCGCTACTTATTAGATGGCATTATCACGCTTGTGGATAATGTTCACGCTCAACAACAACTGGATCAATTTACGATTGCACAATCACAAATTGGTTATGCTGATCGCATTCTGTTAACGAAAACAGATATCACGCCAGCCTCTCCTGAATTAATGGCTCGATTAAGACGTATTAATGCCAGAGCACCAGTACATACCGTTATTCATGGGCAAGTTGATTTAGGACTCCTGTTTAACGTAAAAGGTTTTATGTTGAACGATAATCTCGATGTAAAACAGCCTTTGTTTCGTTATCAGGCGGATAAGCAAGATGATATCAGTTCGATTGTGTTAAAATTCGACTATCCCGTTGAGTTACAAGAAGTTTCAGACGTAATGGAAAAATTATTATTAAGCTTTGCTGATCATCTTTTACGTTATAAAGGGATATTAAATATTAAAGATCAGCCTAATCGTTTGCTATTCCAAGGGGTACAACGTCTTTATAGTGCTGATTGGGATAGACCGTGGAATGACGATGAAATACGTCAAAGCACATTGGTCTTTATTGGTATTCAATTACCAGAAGAAGAGATAAGAGCCAATTTTGATGCATTGATGCCTAGTATTGAAGAGAAGGCTAATTAA
- a CDS encoding serine dehydratase subunit alpha family protein, whose product MKKQLSSRWKILIAAVKQQVKPALGCTEPISLALAAATAASYLQHAITRISAEVSPNLMKNGMGVTVPGTGMVGLSIAASLGAVGGDCKAGLEVLKNATSEHVEQSKALLAAGIVTVSIKKACQEVLYSEVTVEDGENSATVIIAGNHTNIVKIIHNGHIVLDNTCTDAEQSASPCEIKETLTQTNTQEIYQFVTQTPVEDISFILESAHLNDALSKEGLSNTYGLHIGQTLQRQQQRGLLAKDLLSEIMIRTSAASDARMGGAVLPAMSNSGSGNQGIAATMPVVVVAEYLHVSEEKMARALMLSHLLAIYIHHKFPALSALCAATTASMGAAGAIAWLMDERYDSMAMAISSMIGDISGVICDGASNSCAMKVSTGASAAYKAVLMALDNTYVTGNDGIVAHDVDSTIENLCALASRAMQHTDVQIIEIMEYKAVANG is encoded by the coding sequence ATGAAAAAACAATTATCTTCTCGTTGGAAAATATTGATAGCGGCAGTTAAACAACAAGTAAAACCCGCTTTAGGTTGTACAGAACCTATTTCGCTTGCATTAGCGGCTGCAACAGCAGCAAGTTACCTACAACACGCGATTACCCGCATTAGCGCAGAAGTTTCTCCTAATTTAATGAAAAACGGTATGGGTGTAACCGTACCTGGTACGGGCATGGTGGGATTATCTATTGCCGCAAGCTTAGGTGCTGTGGGCGGTGATTGTAAAGCAGGTCTTGAAGTATTAAAGAATGCAACATCAGAGCACGTAGAGCAAAGCAAAGCATTATTAGCGGCAGGCATTGTGACTGTTTCGATTAAAAAAGCGTGCCAAGAAGTGCTATATAGCGAAGTGACTGTTGAAGATGGCGAAAATAGCGCAACAGTCATTATTGCAGGTAACCACACTAATATTGTTAAAATCATTCATAACGGTCATATTGTTCTTGATAACACTTGTACTGATGCAGAACAATCTGCATCACCTTGCGAAATAAAAGAAACGTTGACCCAAACCAATACCCAAGAGATTTACCAGTTTGTTACTCAAACGCCCGTAGAAGACATTTCTTTTATCCTTGAATCAGCACACTTAAATGATGCGTTATCAAAAGAAGGTTTGAGCAATACTTATGGTTTACATATTGGACAAACTTTACAACGCCAACAACAGCGTGGCTTATTAGCAAAAGATTTATTATCAGAAATTATGATCCGTACCTCTGCCGCATCGGATGCACGTATGGGGGGCGCCGTTTTACCCGCAATGAGTAACTCAGGTTCAGGTAACCAAGGTATTGCTGCAACGATGCCTGTTGTGGTGGTTGCTGAATATTTACATGTTAGCGAAGAGAAAATGGCAAGAGCATTAATGCTTTCTCATTTACTGGCTATCTATATTCACCATAAATTTCCTGCATTATCTGCATTATGTGCAGCAACAACCGCATCAATGGGAGCGGCGGGTGCAATTGCATGGCTAATGGATGAACGTTACGATTCTATGGCTATGGCAATTAGTAGCATGATTGGTGATATCAGTGGTGTGATTTGTGATGGCGCCTCAAATAGCTGTGCGATGAAAGTCTCAACTGGAGCGAGTGCAGCGTATAAAGCCGTGTTAATGGCGCTAGACAACACTTATGTGACAGGTAATGACGGCATTGTCGCTCATGATGTGGATTCTACAATTGAAAATCTATGTGCATTAGCAAGCCGTGCAATGCAACATACTGATGTTCAAATTATTGAGATCATGGAATATAAAGCCGTTGCTAATGGCTAA
- the dcuC gene encoding C4-dicarboxylate transporter DcuC, which translates to MIQILAVLIVVVIVARMILKGYKAEPVLLVAGLALMVLTMMFGWGDILPKNVKTTGIGWLDPFEVMRDLFSSRAADLGLMIMALMGFAHYMDHIGANEAVVRVATRPLKNMRSPYVLLFFSFLLASVLQLAIPSATGLAVLLMGTMFPIMIGLGLSPASAAGVIATSLGVAYTPTAIDAIRGAKAVDLGVVEYVLYYQGPAAIATVLAVGITHIFWQRHCDRKAGFVPQLGKMSEEAKSDKNVPGFYALLPMLPIIMAVSSSSLFVEGIHLDVVTIVLISMAICMLIETLRLRDFKSVCAGFQHFLKGMGSAFSHVVGLLVAAGVFAHGIKVSGAIDSLIVMAESVGLPPFAMALVFAIVTLAAAIIMGSGNAPFLAFVELIPQIAHSMGVNPIAMILPMQQASHMGRGMSPVAGVIIAVSSGAKLQPFDVVKRTAIPLMVGFVFHSAIIAIFYY; encoded by the coding sequence ATGATCCAAATTCTTGCGGTCTTAATTGTCGTTGTTATTGTCGCTAGAATGATCTTGAAAGGATATAAAGCTGAGCCTGTTTTGTTAGTTGCGGGTTTAGCCTTAATGGTGCTAACCATGATGTTTGGCTGGGGAGATATTCTTCCTAAAAATGTCAAAACAACCGGTATTGGTTGGTTAGATCCTTTCGAAGTGATGCGTGATCTCTTTAGTAGCCGTGCAGCTGATCTTGGTTTAATGATCATGGCACTAATGGGATTTGCACATTATATGGATCATATTGGCGCCAATGAGGCCGTTGTGCGTGTTGCAACTCGTCCATTGAAGAATATGCGCTCACCTTATGTGCTGCTATTTTTCTCTTTTTTACTCGCGAGTGTTTTGCAACTTGCTATTCCTTCAGCAACGGGGCTGGCTGTTCTATTAATGGGTACGATGTTCCCGATTATGATAGGACTTGGCTTATCTCCAGCATCTGCTGCTGGGGTGATTGCGACTTCATTAGGTGTTGCTTACACTCCAACAGCAATTGATGCCATACGTGGTGCAAAAGCGGTTGACTTAGGTGTTGTTGAATATGTGCTTTATTACCAAGGGCCTGCGGCGATTGCAACCGTCTTAGCGGTTGGTATTACTCATATCTTCTGGCAGCGCCATTGTGATCGCAAAGCTGGATTTGTACCTCAATTAGGCAAAATGTCTGAAGAAGCAAAGAGTGATAAAAATGTACCGGGCTTTTATGCCTTACTACCAATGTTACCTATCATTATGGCGGTAAGTTCATCAAGTCTATTTGTTGAAGGCATTCACCTTGATGTAGTCACCATTGTATTGATTTCAATGGCGATTTGTATGCTGATTGAAACATTACGCTTGCGTGATTTTAAATCAGTATGTGCCGGCTTCCAGCATTTTTTAAAAGGTATGGGCTCTGCATTTAGTCATGTTGTTGGATTATTAGTCGCTGCGGGTGTTTTTGCTCATGGTATTAAAGTCAGTGGTGCAATAGATAGCCTGATTGTTATGGCGGAATCTGTTGGTCTACCGCCATTTGCAATGGCATTGGTCTTCGCTATCGTGACATTAGCGGCAGCGATTATTATGGGTTCAGGTAATGCTCCTTTCCTTGCATTCGTTGAACTTATTCCACAAATTGCTCATAGCATGGGGGTAAACCCAATTGCGATGATTTTACCAATGCAACAAGCGTCACATATGGGACGAGGTATGTCTCCAGTGGCTGGTGTTATCATTGCCGTATCTAGTGGTGCAAAATTACAACCGTTTGATGTTGTAAAAAGGACGGCAATACCGCTTATGGTAGGTTTTGTATTCCATAGTGCTATTATTGCTATCTTCTATTATTAA
- the pepT gene encoding peptidase T: MNLVERFISYTKVNTTTNRENGAAGIMPSSEGQRVLALQLVEELKALGVEDIKIRDTAIVTATLPSNLDYEVPTVAFFGHLDTSAEQTNDTKAQILPYKGGDLCLNKELEIFLRQSEFPELENYIGDDIIVTDGTSLLGADDKAAIASIMDMLQYFKQHPEIKHGTVKIGFVPDEEQGLRGAKVFDTKEFGADFAYTLDCCGIGELVYENWNAGDVEITFTGASAHPMSAKGKLKNSLLMAHKFVAMLPGGEAPEYTEGREGYYWVKQLAGNSARTVLKMDVRDFTEKGYAHRMAFLKQLSDYCEGLWGEGSVTCKLADRYANVFNSLQGDNRYPIDIAVAAYEANGITPRPIPMRGGYDGAALSQNGLPCPNIFTGAHNFHSIYEYLPVKSLYAASDVLKSVVKITAERFAPGAKA; encoded by the coding sequence ATGAATCTCGTTGAACGGTTTATTTCTTATACTAAAGTTAACACCACCACAAATAGGGAAAATGGCGCTGCGGGTATTATGCCTTCTTCAGAAGGTCAGCGAGTGCTTGCACTACAATTAGTTGAAGAGTTAAAAGCGTTAGGTGTCGAGGATATTAAAATTCGTGATACTGCCATTGTTACCGCGACACTCCCTTCTAACCTTGACTATGAAGTTCCAACCGTTGCTTTCTTTGGTCACTTAGATACCAGTGCTGAACAAACTAATGATACTAAAGCGCAAATCCTACCTTATAAAGGCGGCGATCTTTGCTTAAATAAAGAGCTTGAGATCTTTTTACGTCAAAGTGAATTCCCTGAATTAGAAAACTATATTGGCGACGATATCATCGTTACTGATGGTACTAGCTTATTAGGCGCTGACGACAAAGCCGCGATCGCCTCTATTATGGATATGTTGCAGTACTTTAAACAACATCCTGAAATTAAACATGGTACCGTTAAAATTGGTTTTGTACCCGATGAAGAGCAAGGTTTACGTGGTGCAAAAGTCTTTGATACTAAAGAATTCGGTGCTGATTTTGCCTATACCTTAGATTGTTGTGGTATTGGTGAATTAGTATATGAAAACTGGAATGCGGGTGATGTTGAAATCACCTTTACAGGCGCATCAGCCCACCCAATGTCAGCAAAAGGTAAATTAAAAAATTCATTATTAATGGCGCACAAATTTGTTGCGATGTTACCGGGCGGTGAAGCCCCTGAATATACTGAAGGCCGTGAAGGCTATTATTGGGTCAAACAATTAGCAGGTAATAGTGCTCGTACTGTATTAAAAATGGATGTGCGTGATTTCACCGAAAAAGGTTATGCGCACCGTATGGCATTTTTAAAACAACTTTCAGATTATTGTGAAGGTTTATGGGGTGAAGGTTCTGTCACTTGTAAACTCGCAGACCGTTATGCCAACGTGTTTAATAGCCTACAAGGTGATAATCGCTATCCTATCGATATTGCAGTGGCTGCTTATGAAGCGAATGGCATTACACCTCGTCCAATCCCAATGCGTGGTGGTTATGATGGTGCAGCACTCTCTCAAAATGGTCTGCCTTGCCCTAATATTTTTACAGGAGCTCATAATTTCCACTCTATTTATGAATATCTGCCGGTTAAATCACTTTACGCTGCTAGCGATGTCTTAAAGTCTGTCGTTAAGATCACGGCAGAGCGCTTTGCCCCTGGAGCTAAAGCATGA